ATATAAACCATAAACCTTGGCCTATGAAATTAGAACACAAATCTACTTAAATCTATACAAAATGACATAATGAGCATGCTTCATATTACTTATGTTGTTTCTCACAATAATAGACTTATCAGTTATGAACAATTccaatgaaatgaaaattaaattatttttggaggTATGGTACACCAATACTTTCATGCATACCTGGTCTGAGAAATGTGTTTGTAGAGTGGCATTCAAATCTCCTTCCCAATACCATTTGTCTTTTTCTCCAGCTTCAACAAGTACCTTTTGTAGGTTTGGAGCACTTTGAACTTCGGCGAATTTTGTCATCAGAGGACATTCACTCACTACTAATTTTTCCAATAGTGGGAACTTTAACTCACATTTCGTGATAGTTGAGAAACTTGTGAGATTTTGTAGAGACACCAGTTctaatgattttaattgtttaaattcaATCTCTTGTACTTTTTCCACTTTATTTTCTGCAACGATTTCCATAATCATTGGACAGGAGCATACCTTCATCGTTGTGAGTTGAACCAAGGTTTTCGCAACTGAGCATGTCATTAAATTCCTCATCAGTTTACAATTCATCACTTCTAGATATGTTAAGTAACTAAAAGTTACCGAAGATGACACTAAAGTTTTCAGTTTTGTACAACGTTGAATGCTTAAGCGTTCCACCCTTTGAAGAAGCACCTCATGCTCAAAGCCAATCTCCTCTAGAGACCACATGCTTTCTAGTTTCAACTCTTTAAGTTGCACAACACCACCAATTTTTCCATGTGAAATAAGACTTTGAAGAGCCCAAATCCTTTTCAAGTGACAAAGTCCCAATGTTAACCTTTTCAAATTGGGAAGTCTATGAAGAAACCAAAATAGAATTTCATTATCCTTTAACCCATACAAAGTAAGTTCTTCTAGTTTGTGCATTCTGTGGACATTAACAATGTATATTTGCAACCACTCTGCTTCCTTCAAGCTCATTGACATATATTCCATGTTGTATATtacctaaataaataaaaatatttatcaatatcaAAGCGTACAAGTTAAAccataatgtattatttttcttcaagaaaGTAGAAGACATAATCTCCCTTATCATTGTGAGGGGTCGAAACAAGGCATGTTCTATATTTCCAATAGAAAAGCTCTAAAAACAACTTATGACTTGTATATAAACAAACTTTATGTACCTTTTTTATAGCTAAAGCAATCGTTTGCTCTTGTATATTTGTGATTTCTGAAGTAAACCCTTCGAGCATGCTACAATTGGCTATATCCAATTTCTTCAATGATGGCCACTCTAAAGTGTGAGTTTCTGAGAAGAAACTTCTCAAATCATACAAGTTTATCAATGATAGAGTGTTTAAATGAGGGAACCTAAAGTTGATATCACTTCCACTTGAATGTTTGTTGCAAGCAACAATCTCTTTCATTACCCAACAATTCCATACCTCAAGGATTTCTAGTTTTTCCAGGTCATTGGCAATAGACAGTGGAAAGAGGCATTTTAAATTTGGACTATCAACAATTTTTATGCGttgcaaatttttatatttaggtATTTCACCGATGTCATCCTTCCAAACATTCACCAAATTTGGGAGCTTTTCTAGAAGTATATTATCAAAGTTTGTTTCAGTTATGTCAGAAGTTTGTGGAATATttgtaaaatcaaatatattttccacCAACTTGCAATTTATAATTGTCAAGCTTTGAAGGCTCCGAAATCTTTGCATCATATAACCAGGAATTATCATAATAAGTTTGTGACACTCTTTTATTATCAAGGAGTCTAAACTACAAAAGGAATGTAAACCAAAATGGGATTTCCAAATGGTATTGAGCTTATCCATGTTGATGATCTCCATTTTCTTCAACTTAGGAAAAATGTCAATATGCTGTTACAGCAAAAATCGTTGATAGGTGAGCAAGTGAAAGACCTATaaagttatataatataaaaataaatgatagcATTAATCAAACTCAATACTAAATGAATCAACGCACCTCTTCATCTTCTGGACGAAATATATCCTCCATCGTTTCACATTCACTTACAAAAAGACTTTGAAGATTAACCAAACTTCCAACCATGGAGAATGACAGTAAATACTTTAAATTACCACAATCTGTCACATTCAACGTAagcaaattttgaaaacaatggTTACATTGGTCACTCCATATCTTATGGATGTTGATGGAGGATAACTCCAACCATTCTAATTTGGGAGTTGAAACCTGTAAGAGCACATAAAATGTCACAACAATAGGACTTGATTTCAAAAGAACTTTTCCTCAAGAGGAATGACAAacaattagattttttatatttctaataaaGGAATAACAACATACAAATTAAACATTACACATGTAATTAGGATAAGGTTTTCACGTACCTTTTCATTGAAGAGTGGAAGACAATAATTGGTGACCATGTCCTCAACATCAACAACAATATCTTTGTTCCTTTGTTGGAATACTTGGTCTTGCAACGAGTGTGCACTACCAGGAATCTTATCAacattatataaacaaataaatgttgGTAAATACTTCAATGTTAAAAGTCGTAATTGGGGAAACTCAATATTACCATCACTGATAGTATGAGTTTTCCTTTCTTTCGAAACTATCTCCTTCAAAGAATCACAATCACACACTTCAATTGTTTCAAGTGCAGTGAGGAGTCTAACCATGGAAAATACGAAAAGGTTTACCAATTTCATGCATGTTTTAATCTTGATGACCTTTAAATTGCAGAAAGAGGTCTCTACAAGCTGATTGTAACATATGATTTCCAACTTATCCAATTTGTAAAGCCATATGGACTCTAATTTGGGAAAAGCAGATAATGAGTGAAACCGCTCCCTTGGattgataatataattaatgtcAAAATTGTTTACAATGGATAAATGTTTCAAATTTGGAAATCCTTCCACATTTAATTCATAGAAAATATCTTGAACATCATTGAGTTCTCCCAGCAGCAAATATTCAACGCTTTTGAACGACATTTTAGCCcatttttcaaaatgaatatCAATACCTCTTTTTAGGTTTAATGCCAAAAATTTCACTTCTTCATACTTGTCAGGGATTTTGAATTCTTCCACTTTAAGCATGTTAAACCAGTTGAATTCACCAATGACAATCTTGTAACTATTCAACCTGTCAAAAAACAAGTTTTGGGAAAAATGGGAAGAACTATGAATGTGTATGTCCAGATTTTGCAACTTATTCAAGTACCTCAACTCAGAGAGACTagcattttcatttttcatattgtCTTCAGCCTCCCATAGAATCAAGTTGTCTCTGATATAAAACTCCTCTAAAATGGTCATCCTTGGTATGATATTGGAAGTTATTTGTCTTAGTTTTGAGCAATTGCTTATGTCAAAAAATTGAAGCTTATCCAGTTGCCCAAATTCAAGAGGCAAACTTTCAATATTAGATCCTGAAAAAGTAAGAATTCTTAAATTCTTCAGCTCACCAATGATTGATAAGTTCTCTTCCAAAGTGCATCCCTCCAAGCAAAGCATTCTCAATTTTTTAAGGCATTTAATTGATGAAGGTAAGCAAGATAAATTAATACCAGTCAGTACCAACACTCTAAGTCGAAtcatagatttaaaaaaatcatctggtatttcaaaagattcacttttattgtaaatttgtaAGACTTCAAGTCTAGGACATTGTATACTCTCAGGAAGCTTGTCATTGATGTCACAGTAGTGTACAAAAATGGCAGAGTACCTTTCGAAGTCATTTTCATGAGGCCACTCATCAAGTATTGCATTTTTCATGTAAAGCACATCTTTTTCCTTGGATGATATTGAAAGAGCAACATCTCGCACAATGTCATGCATGTTGAAGCGGTCTATAGAATAACTTTTCACCAACAAACTCGATTCTTCTAGCTCTTGTATCATCTCCTTTACTCTTTTCCTCGCACCCGTAATTGTGTGGACTCCTGGAAGCAAATTTAGACCAACGCAGAATTTCACCAAGTCCATAATCAAAGCATCGTTTCCCATTCTTGCACAATGTAAAAAAATACACTTAAGCTCCTCATTTTTTAGATGATCATAGCTCAACTTTATAGAGAAGTCAGTAAATCCCCATTCTGATGTAaaattttgtcttttaatttgttggcaGACATCTTCCCATGTAGATAAGCTTTTATTCTTTAGTGTCCTTCCTATGGAAACTAAGGCTATTGGAAACCCAGCACTCCATTTGGCAATTTCAGTAGCATTCCTATCAAACTCAGAATTTTTCACACCAGCAACTTTCTTGAGCAGAGTCTCTGCTTCCTTTTCATCAAGGACTCCTACCGAAAAAATTGAGCTTTGTTGCACATCCATTTCATTACATAGGACTTGTTTATTTCTAGATGTTAGAAGGATTTTGCCTCCTTTATAATGGCTAGACAACATTTCCTTTTTCATCTTATCCAAATCAACTTTTGGCAACTCTTTTATTTCTAGTCTATTATAACCAAAATCAGATATGTCATTGTTGGAAGCAAAATCAGACATGTCATTGACTTCTTGTTGGCTTGCATCATCATTACAAGGAATCCCAATTTTGTTAAAGTCCAATCCACCCCAAAGATCATCAAGGATAATAGGGTATTCTCCTTTTCATTCTTTAACCTATTTCGAATACGATCTACTCTTGCAATCTCACTTTCTTCTTCCAATTTCATTCCTAGCATGCCAGCAATTTgctcttgaatttttttgaagtcAGGATTTCCTGTAATATTTGCTATAATGACTATCTTGAACAACTTCATTTCTAGAGCTTTGTTAGCAATTTCTTTGACTAAAGTGGTCTTTCCCACACCACCAGGCCCATAAACTCCAATCATACCAACTGTAGAGTCTTGCAGTGCTTTCATGATCATCTCCATAGTTTTAGTTCTTGATGCAAAGCTTTCATCACCAGTGTTTGAAAGAGAAGCATCAATGGATGGACATTCCTGGTACGAAACATTGTCAAAAGAAGTTTTCCAAAGCTCATCTCCTACGATTTCCTCTACCATCTTTGTAGCTTTCCTACCTAATTGATACCTTAGCTGGAAATTCTTTGGAAAGAAACCAATTGAGCAAATGGTCTTTGCATGAAATTCATcattaatataacttttatagttttttatcttCTCATCCATGAGAATTAAGCAATGTTGAacatcattttcaattttttctccacTCCTTAGTGCAATATCAACTTGATGTTGGAGTCTCTCCCTATTATGTTCCAATTTGTCAATGTAAGATTCCAACTCTTTAAATTTgtctttgtaattaaaaaagtaacCCACTTGTCGTTTGACCACACTTTGTACAATATTGAGTGCATTTTCAGTAGTTGTAGAGACAACTGTCTCCATAGTCTCTTGATAATTGACGTTTTCGTCTAGATTTTTTGCTTCTTACTATGATTAGCaccttttttttcctaaataatacaaatgaacattttcaaattttattaaaaaaaaacaaatagataaaACATTCAATAAAGAGAACAGAAGAACCcaaacatatatttatcaatattagAATAATTTATAAGTAATACAACATTAAAAAGAACAGCATAAGGTTCTTAATGGAAACAAAGGCACGAGTTACATTTATTGTCGGTGAAGTGGTACCCATTATTGCCAATTAAGATTTTTTAGCTGTCTTTTGAGTTTTATTTATGTGGTTTTTACTTTTGCTTATAAGTCtcgttaaaataaaaatgaaaataaaaagtatggCTCTTATCTTCTTTTTAGTTTATACATAGGTCATCCATGGCATAGTACAAAGGGAGATTTAAATTTACTCTTTTACTCTTTGTTATGCGAGAATGTTAGTTTGCTTAATGCAAACACGTTGGTGAGAATCAATGTCTCGAAAAAGTCGAAAGGCGTAATAGATgaacaacaaataaatatttatgtactACTCTTTATTGGTTCGAAGGAACGGAAGAGATTAAGTTAACCGAAAGATGTTTATCGGTATAAAGACGTATGATATCACTACTGTTTCAAGATAATTCAAGATAATAAGGAATAGAAAAAATTGCTTTCAATAGCAGAGtcataatttgttatttattatggtTAAAAGGGAGCTTCATAGTCAGTGGCAGATCTTGACTAAAAATGTAGGAGGggccaaagtaatataattttgaaatcattAAATTCGATCATTAATATAATGTTTCAAATAATGACTTCTTtaactgaacattttttatcattagtataatgctttaaaatatgtgaagaggtagaatctatcttgttttagttaataattttcttttcataactCTTAAacgattaatttattctttcattctttatcaacatacttttttaaaataataaaaaaataattgatcataatctaataaaaaattgagacatgtaattattaaaagaaaaatatattcattattcttaatacataatacactattatttttttcaatattcataaaaaaaagaatatacaaaaagctcattagataaaaaataataatgttttcattataaaataagacaaaagacaaaaaaggaagaagataaatgagaaatataatgagtttatgtctaacttttttttctttaaaaacaaaaagaagacatatgagagtgagagattattacaattagtgaaaaactaaaaaaacaatgaaaaggaaaataaaaattaggttaataaatatttggtttaattactcttttgattcatgctttcgtttaaaaatgttaagttggtcctccaattttttttagttttaatttggttccaatttttgaaaaactgatCGTCTTGTATGATAAATTTCGTTAAATTCTTCAAAACATATCAATgatcttttcattaaaattgaaactcttaatattgatgatttgttttgttggtATAATTAACCTAATCCTactatcaatttttaaataaaatcagggttctaaagaaaaactaaacctaaatatttttattttttattatatttaattttatgttttattatgtatttacattaaataaaagaaataaaaaataaaaaatttaatttttattaatttttaatatattatctataatttaaaaaaattaataaattttaaatatatttatatatatatatatatatatatatatataaataaaaaatcaaatcttggGGGCGAGGGCCTCTCCCTGCCCCATGTAGCTCCGCCACTGTTCATAgtctctatatttatatttttattataagactACAAAGTATGTAAAATTTGAGTGtaaatattagtatattaaGAAATCAATTTTGATCTCTTATACGCTGGCTCTATGTTTTGCCCTATTTTTAACTTGTTATTAGGagttaattagattttttgaatAATCGAATTAATGAATGAGTATAACGTGACATTCACTATTAAAAATTCGGGCCCAATCTATTGGTCCAATAACAGAAACTGGGCCTTTGCTTTCTTCACTCTCACTATTTATTCTTgtactttcatttatttttcaaaatattagtttatcctttatattttatatcacCATGAAGAGCCAGTCATAAAAGTTCACCGTTGttattaaatagaaaaagaCAAACACATTATTTTGAAAGAATGAGAATACATGAAGAAATAATGGGAGTACGTAAAAGCCCGAAAACTACTACAATAAAGTTATAAAGGGACCAAGAAAGAACTCtcacaataattaatatatatatatatatatatatatatatatatatatattgctaaAGTTTTTTTCtagttaattatatattatttaatgatttgatATAAACCCTTTTGCAGTAAATTAATagaatcaataattaaaatggATGTCGCTAAAACCGTAGTCttccataataaataaataattaaataattatcagTAATAACCTTTTCATTGTTGTTCAGAAGTCATTTGAAATTTTGGTAATAATCAAACATAAAGAAGATCTGAAATGGATATGAGTGACAAATATGTCGTCATAATGTCtgtacagaaaaaaaaaaatccaataagGACAGTCACTTTCTATAAcatttaagtaatttatttatgatttcaacaacatattcatattCCAGAATAAGCACCTCAAACAAATGAAAAGAGcacacaaatataataatagtatttttattcCTACCTTCGACATATTTATTCTTAAACAAGAGATGATACTactcatgaaaaataaatattaatgatagCTTAAACTAAGAAAACCATAATGAACATATAACtagtaaaaaatagaaagatgaaagaaaaaagtgcATTAGCCAAGTCTGTAACTGAACTTACATAAATATGTATCCATATATAAAGGTTGTCGTGGGATCCGGAGATAGAACATTCTGGGACTTTCGTCAAACACTTTCCAAACCCTATTAATTAAGAAAGTTGAagttaaataatgaaaaaagaaggaagagagatAGGAGAACTCAGAACTCAAAGTGTGTTGAGTACATACTGTGTGAATAGAAGAAGACTTGTGTTGCAGTGAGGAGATCGAAGAAAATGAGTTTTTGCAGAAGATGAGATTGAGGGAGAGTTGGTAGCTTCAAGACTATAGGGTTCTTTCTAACTCACACATTTCAACAAGCACTAGAGAGTGTGAGTGAGTGTTGTTACTGTGGGGAATAAAGAAATGAGGATGAATTTAGGGCTAGCTGTACACTGTGGGTCCCTCTGAATTCTGCTGATATAAAAAATTCACCATGGACAGAGAAGAAGGAACCATGGAAAAGAGAGGGTTATGAAATTATGTACACtaattactttataattattataaataaaaggtaaataGAACAAAAGAATAACTGAAACACATATTAGAACGTTACATTAAGGAGGAGATGATTTTGGCATGCATTTAAATTTGCACATATGTGTATGTTAATTTCTGAACATTGATTCTGAACGTTGACTATGCAAAGAGCTTGCTGTGGGTATATATATGTTCTGTTCATGGATAGGAATCAAATCACATGTTCCCGTTTGATAGTAAATACTTGTCggttttttctttcataaaaaGACATTTGTACTGGTCATATGTTCTGTCGTCAGTTATgcgataaaagaaaaaaaaaaaggagcaATGGTACCTTTTAAATGAGAATTCCCTTTATATGGACCGACCAGCGAATACGGTGTGTGGCATgttcgtattttttaatttttaaaaattttgagttatg
This region of Vigna unguiculata cultivar IT97K-499-35 chromosome 5, ASM411807v1, whole genome shotgun sequence genomic DNA includes:
- the LOC114185067 gene encoding LOW QUALITY PROTEIN: uncharacterized protein LOC114185067 (The sequence of the model RefSeq protein was modified relative to this genomic sequence to represent the inferred CDS: inserted 6 bases in 4 codons; deleted 1 base in 1 codon; substituted 1 base at 1 genomic stop codon); the encoded protein is METVVSTTTENALNIVQSVVKRQVGYFFNYKDKFKELESYIDKLEHNRERLQHQVDIALRSGEKIENDVQHCLILMDEKIKNYKSYINDEFHAKTICSIGFFPKNFQLRYQLGRKATKMVEEIVGDELWKTSFDNVSYQECPSIDASLSNTGDESFASRTKTMEMIMKALQDSTVGMIGVYGPGGVGKTTLVKEIANKALEMKLFKIVIIANITGNPDFKKIQEQIAGMLGMKLEEESEIARVDRIRNRLKNEKENTXIILDDLWGGLDFNKIGIPCNDDASQQEVNDMSDFASNNDISDFGYNRLEIKELPKVDLDKMKKEMLSSHYKGGKILLTSRNKQVLCNEMDVQQSSIFSVGVLDEKEAETLLKKVAGVKNSEFDRNATEIAKWSAGFPIALVSIGRTLKNKSLSTWEDVCQQIKRQNFTSEWGFTDFSIKLSYDHLKNEELKCIFLHCARMGNDALIMDLVKFCVGLNLLPGVHTITGARKRVKEMIQELEESSLLVKSYSIDRFNMHDIVRDVALSISSKEKDVLYMKNAILDEWPHENDFERYSAIFVHYCDINDKLPESIQCPRLEVLQIYNKSESFEIPDDFFKSMIRLRVLVLTGINLSCLPSSIKCLKKLRMLCLEGCTLEENLSIIGELKNLRILTFSGSNIESLPLEFGQLDKLQFFDISNCSKLRQITSNIIPRMTILEEFYIRDNLILWEAEDNMKNENASLSELRYLNKLQNLDIHIHSSSHFSQNLFFDRLNSYKIVIGEFNWFNMLKVEEFKIPDKYEEVKFLALNLKRGIDIHFEKWAKMSFKSVEYLLLGELNDVQDIFYELNVEGFPNLKHLSIVNNFDINYIINPRERFHSLSAFPKLESIWLYKLDKLEIICYNQLVETSFCNLKVIKIKTCMKLVNLFVFSMVRLLTALETIEVCDCDSLKEIVSKERKTHTISDGNIEFPQLRLLTLKYLPTFICLYNVDKIPGSAHSLQDQVFQQRNKDIVVDVEDMVTNYCLPLFNEKVSTPKLEWLELSSINIHKIWSDQCNHCFQNLLTLNVTDCGNLKYLLSFSMVGSLVNLQSLFVSECETMEDIFRPEDEEHIDIFPKLKKMEIINMDKLNTIWKSHFGLHSFCSLDSLIIKECHKLIMIIPGYMMQRFRSLQSLTIINCKLVENIFDFTNIPQTSDITETNFDNILLEKLPNLVNVWKDDIGEIPKYKNLQRIKIVDSPNLKCLFPLSIANDLEKLEILEVWNCWVMKEIVACNKHSSGSDINFRFPHLNTLSLINLYDLRSFFSETHTLEWPSLKKLDIANCSMLEGFTSEITNIQEQTIALAIKKVIYNMEYMSMSLKEAEWLQIYIVNVHRMHKLEELTLYGLKDNEILFWFLHRLPNLKRLTLGLCHLKRIWALQSLISHGKIGGVVQLKELKLESMWSLEEIGFEHEVLLQRVERLSIQRCTKLKTLVSSSVTFSYLTYLEVMNCKLMRNLMTCSVAKTLVQLTTMKVCSCPMIMEIVAENKVEKVQEIEFKQLKSLELVSLQNLTSFSTITKCELKFPLLEKLVVSECPLMTKFAEVQSAPNLQKVLVEAGEKDKWYWEGDLNATLQTHFSDQVSFEYSKHARLVDYPERKDVGLGKSAFPDNFFGCLKKLEFGEACRRNILIPSYLLPYLRNLEELNVENCKATQVIFDMDESELKMMGMIFRLKKLNLKNLSNLKCVWKENSGGIVSFPNLHRVDVNGCGTLVTLFSSSLAKNIKKLETLTITKCEKLVEIVGKEDGTEDGTRIIFEFPCFLVLCVDNVPLLSCFYPGKHHLKCPLLQGLFVGNCPKLKLFTSEFDDNQRATFAKTILLQPLFSVEILASPKLVKLLLNEENIMLLRDADLPKDLFCKLNLLWLHFEDDNEKDISLPFDLFHKLPSLECLVVQNCFGLREIFPSQKLQVHDKVLATLKQLFLLNLKELESIGLEHTWVQPYSQKLESLRLHFCPRLQNLVSCAPSLINLKELEVMYCDQMEYLFTFTTAKSLVKLETLIVTNCESXQEIAKHEDEDDCDEIVCAQLRSIELNSLPRLLRFYSGNATLQFSCLQTVTVVKCPNMVNFSLGIINVPVFSGVNVSSEDSDLTFDHDLNTTIETLFHEQEFLNHSKHMTLDDYLEKTGVQHRKPAISDSFFGSFKELEFDAACKRAIVIPFHVLPYLKNLEKLNVHSSDAARVIFDIDESEIKTKGMVSNLKKLTLNNLPNLKCVWKKNLGRIVSFPNLEEVVVNGCGSLVTLLSSSLAKSLEKLKTLHMAECENLVEIVGEEDERGQGMTLTFEFPCLTLLYLWNMRLLSSFYPGKHYLECPVLDTLWVAYCPKLKLFTSDFDDSDKDEVIKAPITPLQQPLFLLEKVSPKLKQLSLNEKSFMLLRDGCLPHDLLCKLRNLLFCFEDYKNENDTLPFDFFHKLPCLEHLHLQNYFGLKEIFPSQKLQVHXSELESIGLEHTWVQPISRKLQLLNLHGCYRLVNIVSCAMSFINLKELHVTLCNGMNYLFTSGTLKSLVKLETLIVENCKSIKRIAKKEDENDCGEIILGRLRSIELNYLPKLESFYSGNATLKCLCXQTVIVANCPNLITFSEGVINVPVLSGIKTSKDSDLIFHVNLNTTIEMLLHHQEFVEYSERTILEDYLGMSRVHHRKPIVSDNFFGRFKKLEFDAACNRPILIPSHVLPYLKNLEELNVHSSDALQVIFNIDESEVKMNGTVFGLKKLTLENLSNLKYVWKENSTGIISFHNLQEVVVNGCGNLITLFSSSLARNLKKLHKLRITECGKLVAIVRKEDGIEHGKKIMFEFPFLYYLHLENMPLLSCFYPEKHHLDCPLLQTLILCYCPKLKPFASDFDDNXKEVIEAQISPLQQFLFSVEKVSPSIRFLALNEEHIMLYRELHLLQDILSNIVFLWLCFEDDKNKKNSLPFDFFHKVPKLFSLIVQKCFGLKEIFPSQKPQVHERGLVGLKDLLLIDLKKLECVGLEHPWVQSYSEKLERLKLEKCPLLQKIVSCAAPFINLRDLDVKLCV